In Candidatus Coatesbacteria bacterium, a genomic segment contains:
- a CDS encoding GNAT family N-acetyltransferase has protein sequence MFGTGENSRARRPGQAGTARGGVEVKRTAISFSSDRSTLTPADLQPFFVGWPNPPEEAVRLQILRRADLVILARVHGRLVGFVTCLTDGLLSAFIPLLEVLPEHQGRGIGSQLIQRLLDELGPLYAVDAVCDPPTATLYENLGFTRLCGMARRELSLQRGRTPASER, from the coding sequence GTTTGGAACGGGCGAGAACAGCCGAGCTCGCCGGCCTGGCCAGGCTGGAACAGCTCGAGGTGGTGTTGAGGTGAAGCGCACGGCGATCAGCTTCTCCAGCGATCGTTCAACCTTGACCCCCGCCGATCTCCAGCCCTTCTTCGTCGGCTGGCCCAATCCGCCGGAGGAGGCTGTCCGGCTGCAAATCCTCCGCCGAGCAGACCTGGTGATTCTGGCTCGGGTTCACGGTCGACTGGTCGGCTTCGTCACCTGCCTGACCGACGGCCTGCTCAGCGCTTTCATCCCCCTGCTCGAGGTGCTGCCCGAGCACCAGGGACGCGGGATCGGATCGCAGCTGATCCAGCGTCTGCTGGACGAGCTGGGACCGCTGTACGCCGTCGACGCCGTCTGCGATCCGCCGACGGCGACCCTCTACGAAAACCTGGGTTTCACCCGACTTTGCGGTATGGCCCGCCGGGAACTCAGCCTTCAACGGGGAAGAACACCGGCGAGCGAGCGTTGA
- a CDS encoding peptidoglycan DD-metalloendopeptidase family protein, with protein MKLSDVTVLVEHHRGADVGRSRLGKALVVIIGGLLSLAVLGAITFVVVYFSQLVDFHQLSELEYLDSRQREELAELELHLEELLARAEEFEPVNDTLRLYHGFDPGLGEGVGIGGPELGQALAAGNRFQVDLLHAGAVIDRQRNQLSELVRLNEQRNDYLKHLPSLNPLPYAHNCSGFGYRRSPITGGTEFHNGVDLVPRGNGKIVAAADGVVVVARAAGAYGLLIRIDHGYGYQTRYGHCRNLYVKPGDHVRRGEVIALVGCTGRSTGTHLHYEVLHNGINVDPELYILGDQDPIQTARQFTFTPTKEEENQAVLEEGPLELEISDDFNSGDLDMTNIEHEMNPAEDDPLHFGDVKLDHAAADEP; from the coding sequence ATGAAGCTGAGCGACGTTACCGTACTCGTCGAACACCACCGCGGCGCCGATGTCGGCCGTTCGCGCCTGGGCAAGGCGCTAGTGGTCATTATCGGCGGCCTGCTTTCCCTGGCCGTCCTCGGTGCGATCACCTTCGTCGTCGTCTACTTCAGCCAACTCGTCGATTTCCACCAGCTCTCCGAGTTGGAGTACCTCGACAGCCGCCAGCGCGAGGAACTCGCCGAGCTCGAGCTCCATCTCGAAGAGTTGCTGGCCCGGGCCGAGGAATTCGAACCCGTCAACGACACCCTGCGCCTCTACCACGGCTTCGATCCCGGACTCGGCGAGGGTGTCGGCATCGGTGGTCCTGAACTCGGGCAGGCCCTGGCCGCGGGCAACCGTTTCCAGGTCGACCTGCTCCACGCCGGCGCCGTCATCGACCGCCAGCGCAATCAGCTCAGCGAGCTGGTCCGGCTCAACGAACAGCGCAACGATTACCTCAAGCACCTGCCCTCGCTCAATCCCCTGCCCTACGCCCACAATTGCTCCGGTTTCGGTTACCGCCGCAGCCCGATTACCGGCGGCACCGAATTCCATAACGGCGTCGATCTGGTACCCCGGGGCAACGGCAAGATCGTCGCCGCCGCCGACGGCGTCGTCGTCGTCGCCCGGGCCGCCGGAGCCTACGGACTGCTGATCCGTATCGACCACGGTTACGGTTACCAGACCCGCTACGGCCACTGCCGCAACCTCTACGTCAAACCCGGCGATCACGTCAGACGCGGCGAGGTCATCGCCCTCGTCGGCTGTACCGGCCGCTCAACCGGAACCCACCTGCACTACGAGGTCCTGCACAACGGCATCAACGTCGATCCCGAACTGTATATCCTCGGGGATCAGGACCCCATCCAGACCGCCCGACAGTTCACCTTCACCCCCACCAAAGAAGAAGAGAACCAGGCCGTCCTCGAGGAGGGACCGCTGGAGCTCGAGATCAGCGACGACTTCAACAGCGGCGATCTCGACATGACCAACATCGAGCACGAAATGAACCCCGCCGAGGATGATCCGCTGCACTTCGGCGACGTCAAGCTCGACCATGCCGCCGCCGACGAACCCTAG
- the lspA gene encoding signal peptidase II, protein MPALLARGGRTRRRPARRGARLPTLRQRAGGDRVKWPGWPVFWKNLGERRLGLFVGLAALVLDQISKILVENLIPRHHGLVVIPDFFHLIHHQNTGVAWGFLRELPGVRWILVGVTLVAAVLMLVWLALEERPRGGVVWGLGLVIGGALGNLVDRVRLGAVVDFLRFNVGEFVWPSFNVADAAIVIGVALVLINYIFLGGTAEPSAAGDDRG, encoded by the coding sequence GTGCCCGCGCTGCTGGCACGTGGAGGCCGAACTCGTCGACGGCCTGCCCGGCGAGGAGCCCGTCTGCCGACGCTGCGCCAGCGAGCTGGGGGTGATCGAGTGAAGTGGCCCGGTTGGCCGGTTTTTTGGAAGAACCTCGGCGAACGCCGCCTGGGGCTGTTCGTCGGTTTGGCGGCCCTGGTCCTGGACCAGATCAGCAAGATCCTCGTCGAGAACCTGATCCCCCGGCATCACGGACTGGTGGTCATCCCCGACTTCTTCCACCTCATCCACCACCAGAACACCGGGGTGGCCTGGGGTTTCCTGCGGGAACTGCCCGGGGTGCGCTGGATCCTGGTCGGGGTCACCCTGGTGGCCGCCGTGCTGATGCTCGTCTGGTTGGCGCTGGAGGAGCGCCCGCGCGGCGGCGTCGTCTGGGGCCTGGGCCTGGTGATCGGCGGCGCCCTCGGCAACCTCGTCGACCGCGTCCGCCTGGGCGCCGTGGTCGATTTCCTGCGCTTCAACGTCGGCGAGTTCGTCTGGCCCTCCTTCAACGTCGCCGACGCGGCGATCGTCATCGGCGTGGCTCTGGTCTTGATCAACTACATCTTCCTGGGCGGCACAGCCGAGCCCTCGGCGGCCGGCGATGACCGGGGCTGA
- the ileS gene encoding isoleucine--tRNA ligase, with protein sequence MAAKPYKATLNLPRTKFPMRAGLPQSEPARLERWEELDLYGRIRASRAGREKFILHDGPPYANGEVHAGTALNKILKDVIVKFQTLIGRDAPYVPGWDCHGLPIEHKVAGKLGDKIKGMDRVAVRRACREFALRFVDKMRGQFKRLGVLGLWEEPYLTLDKSYEYTTLDSFRELLAAGYIYKGLKPVHWCASCGTALAEAEVEYADHLSHSVYVRFPVVEDPDGVLDGELDGAYAVIWTTTPWTLPSNVAVAVHPKLRYLLVERDGARYLLAEGLADGVYEELGWEKPRELKAFKGEELLGLVCRHPFLERRVVFVPADYVTLEQGTGLVHTAPGHGAEDFYTGRRFELPVVMPVDDAGRFTDQVPEWAGLHVFEANEPIVERMRADGSLLAHGKVGHSYPHCWRCKQPVIFRATEQYFLKADHADLRRKAVRAAAAVDWVPAWGAERMRTMLEQRPDWCLSRQRTWGVPIPALYCADCGELILDERIAARARDLAGEQGCDAWFSEPVETLVPEGLTCPECGGGSFKRETDILDVWFESGVSHLAVLKRAEDGLRWPADVYLEGGDQYRGWFQVSLLTALALRDQAPYSAVVTNGWVVDPTGRAMHKSLGNVVNPDDICNRWGADILRLWAASGDYTRDIGLGEELIKQSTEAYRRIRNTLRFMLGNLGDFDPATDAVADEALLELDRWALHRLALLGGEVRRAYEAYEFHRASHLLHNFCAVDLSAVYLDVLKDRLYCSAADSPKRRAAQTALYRLAESLIVYLSPILAYTADEAWEYLPGERADSVHLADWPDNAVRRDENLAARWETLMAVREDVLKALEPFRAAKRNSLDAAVTLRAADEETATLLADYGADELRDLFIVSGVALDGVGEVPTEARAAVEIAEAPGDKCPRCWHVEAELVDGLPGEEPVCRRCASELGVIE encoded by the coding sequence ATGGCAGCCAAACCCTATAAAGCGACCCTCAACCTGCCCCGGACCAAGTTTCCCATGCGCGCCGGCTTGCCGCAGAGCGAACCGGCGAGGCTGGAGCGCTGGGAGGAGCTGGACCTTTACGGCCGAATCCGTGCATCCCGCGCGGGAAGGGAAAAATTCATCCTTCACGACGGCCCGCCCTACGCCAACGGCGAGGTCCACGCCGGCACGGCGTTGAACAAGATTCTGAAGGACGTCATCGTCAAGTTCCAGACCCTGATCGGCCGGGACGCCCCTTACGTGCCGGGCTGGGACTGTCACGGGCTGCCGATCGAGCACAAGGTGGCGGGCAAGCTGGGCGACAAGATCAAGGGGATGGACCGGGTGGCCGTGCGCCGGGCCTGCCGGGAGTTCGCCCTGCGTTTCGTCGACAAGATGCGCGGCCAGTTCAAGCGTCTCGGCGTGCTGGGGTTGTGGGAAGAGCCCTACCTGACCCTCGACAAGAGCTACGAGTACACCACCCTGGACTCCTTCCGCGAGTTGCTGGCCGCGGGCTACATCTACAAGGGGCTCAAGCCCGTCCACTGGTGCGCCTCCTGCGGCACGGCCCTGGCCGAGGCCGAGGTCGAGTACGCCGATCACCTCAGCCACTCGGTCTACGTCCGCTTCCCCGTCGTCGAGGATCCGGACGGGGTGTTGGACGGCGAGCTCGACGGCGCCTACGCCGTCATCTGGACCACCACGCCCTGGACCCTGCCCTCCAACGTCGCCGTGGCCGTGCACCCCAAGCTGCGCTACCTGCTGGTCGAGCGCGACGGCGCCCGCTACCTGCTGGCCGAGGGCCTGGCCGACGGCGTTTACGAGGAGCTGGGCTGGGAGAAACCGCGGGAGTTGAAGGCCTTCAAGGGCGAGGAGCTGCTCGGGCTGGTCTGCCGCCATCCCTTCCTCGAGCGGCGGGTGGTCTTCGTGCCCGCCGATTACGTCACCCTGGAGCAGGGTACGGGGCTGGTCCACACCGCCCCGGGTCACGGCGCCGAGGATTTTTACACGGGTCGACGCTTCGAGCTGCCCGTCGTCATGCCGGTGGACGACGCCGGCCGCTTCACCGATCAAGTGCCCGAGTGGGCGGGGCTGCACGTCTTCGAGGCCAACGAGCCGATCGTCGAGCGGATGCGCGCCGACGGCTCCCTGCTGGCCCACGGCAAGGTGGGTCACTCCTACCCCCACTGCTGGCGCTGCAAGCAGCCGGTCATCTTCCGCGCCACCGAGCAGTATTTCCTCAAGGCCGATCACGCCGATTTGCGCCGGAAGGCAGTCCGCGCCGCCGCCGCGGTCGACTGGGTTCCCGCTTGGGGCGCCGAGCGGATGCGCACCATGCTCGAGCAGCGCCCGGACTGGTGCCTGTCGCGGCAGCGGACCTGGGGCGTGCCGATCCCCGCACTGTACTGCGCCGACTGCGGCGAGCTGATCCTCGACGAGCGGATCGCCGCCCGGGCCCGGGACCTGGCCGGTGAGCAGGGCTGCGACGCCTGGTTCAGCGAGCCCGTCGAGACCCTGGTTCCCGAAGGGTTGACCTGTCCCGAGTGCGGGGGCGGGAGCTTCAAGCGCGAGACGGACATCCTCGACGTGTGGTTCGAGAGCGGCGTCAGCCATCTCGCCGTACTCAAGCGCGCCGAAGACGGCCTGCGCTGGCCCGCCGACGTCTACCTCGAGGGCGGCGACCAGTACCGGGGCTGGTTCCAGGTGTCTTTGCTGACGGCGCTGGCCCTGCGCGATCAGGCGCCGTATTCCGCCGTGGTCACCAACGGCTGGGTGGTCGATCCGACGGGCCGGGCGATGCACAAGAGCCTGGGCAACGTCGTCAACCCCGACGACATCTGCAACCGCTGGGGTGCCGACATCCTGCGCCTCTGGGCCGCCTCGGGCGATTACACCCGGGACATCGGCCTGGGCGAGGAGCTGATCAAGCAGAGCACGGAGGCCTACCGGCGCATCCGCAACACCCTGCGCTTCATGCTGGGCAACCTGGGCGACTTCGATCCGGCGACGGACGCCGTCGCTGATGAGGCCCTGCTGGAGCTGGACCGCTGGGCCCTGCACCGCCTGGCCCTGCTCGGCGGCGAGGTTCGTCGGGCCTACGAGGCCTACGAGTTCCACCGCGCCAGCCACCTGCTGCACAACTTCTGCGCCGTCGACCTGTCGGCGGTCTACCTCGACGTGCTCAAGGACCGGCTCTACTGCTCGGCGGCGGACTCGCCCAAACGCCGCGCCGCCCAGACGGCGCTCTATCGCCTCGCCGAGTCGCTGATCGTCTACCTCTCGCCGATCCTGGCCTACACCGCCGACGAGGCCTGGGAGTACCTGCCCGGCGAGCGGGCGGACTCGGTCCACCTGGCCGACTGGCCGGACAACGCCGTCCGGCGCGATGAGAACCTCGCCGCCCGCTGGGAAACCCTGATGGCCGTGCGCGAGGACGTTCTCAAGGCCCTGGAGCCCTTCCGCGCCGCCAAACGCAACTCCCTGGACGCCGCGGTCACCTTGCGCGCCGCCGACGAGGAAACGGCGACGCTGCTGGCCGATTACGGTGCCGACGAGCTGCGCGACCTGTTCATCGTCAGCGGTGTGGCGCTGGACGGCGTCGGCGAGGTGCCCACCGAGGCCCGCGCCGCCGTCGAGATTGCCGAGGCTCCCGGTGACAAGTGCCCGCGCTGCTGGCACGTGGAGGCCGAACTCGTCGACGGCCTGCCCGGCGAGGAGCCCGTCTGCCGACGCTGCGCCAGCGAGCTGGGGGTGATCGAGTGA
- a CDS encoding response regulator, producing the protein MKILIVDDHQPTLALLSAIVKKGDYEPLTTERAKEALKLLNEKQIGVVFTDLVMPQMGGLEFLKRAKAVEPDLPIIVMTGQGTIESAVEAMRHGAEDYLTKPIARSEVLLQIERALEKRRLVTENRELRGELAERYSYDKLIGNSRQMKEVYSIIAKVAPSDVTVMISGENGTGKDLVARALHYNSRRSAGPFVKIDCTALPEGLLESELFGYKRGAFTGADRDKPGRVENAENGTLFLDEISDLTMPLQAKVLRLIQEHRFERLGENKTRSVDVRILAATNRDLEKEIERGAFRRDLFYRLNVVPIELPPLREREGDVLLLATRLLERTCERYERRSGGFEPEAVDALMRYRWPGNVRELENLIERLVVLADGQTVRVGLDDLPDDVVAAEDSFLSQAAARDLSLEELEKEYIKVVLTKTGGHKAKAAELLGINRKTLLEKRKRYGLD; encoded by the coding sequence TTGAAAATCCTCATCGTCGACGATCACCAGCCGACCCTGGCCCTGTTGTCGGCCATCGTCAAGAAGGGTGACTACGAGCCCCTGACCACGGAACGGGCCAAAGAGGCCCTCAAACTGCTCAACGAGAAACAGATCGGCGTGGTGTTCACCGACCTGGTGATGCCCCAGATGGGCGGACTGGAGTTCCTCAAGCGGGCCAAGGCCGTCGAACCGGACCTGCCGATAATCGTAATGACGGGTCAGGGTACCATTGAGAGCGCCGTCGAGGCCATGCGTCACGGCGCCGAGGACTACCTGACCAAACCCATCGCCCGCAGCGAGGTGCTGCTGCAGATCGAGCGCGCCCTGGAAAAACGCCGCCTGGTGACCGAGAACCGGGAGCTGCGCGGCGAGCTGGCCGAGCGCTACTCCTACGACAAGCTGATCGGCAACTCGCGCCAGATGAAAGAGGTCTACTCGATCATCGCCAAGGTGGCCCCCTCCGACGTCACGGTGATGATCAGCGGTGAGAACGGCACGGGCAAGGACCTGGTGGCCCGGGCGCTGCATTACAACTCCCGCCGCTCTGCGGGACCCTTCGTCAAGATCGACTGCACCGCCCTGCCCGAGGGGCTGTTGGAGAGCGAGCTCTTCGGTTACAAGAGAGGCGCCTTCACCGGAGCCGACCGCGACAAGCCGGGCCGGGTCGAAAACGCCGAAAACGGCACCTTGTTTCTCGACGAGATCAGCGATCTGACGATGCCCCTGCAGGCCAAGGTGCTGCGCCTGATCCAGGAGCACCGCTTCGAGCGTCTGGGCGAGAACAAGACCCGCAGCGTCGACGTGCGCATCCTGGCGGCCACCAACCGTGACCTGGAGAAGGAGATCGAGCGCGGCGCCTTCCGCCGGGACCTCTTCTACCGCCTCAACGTCGTGCCCATCGAGCTGCCACCGCTGCGGGAACGCGAGGGCGACGTGCTGCTGCTGGCCACCAGGCTGCTCGAGCGGACCTGCGAACGTTACGAGCGGCGCAGCGGCGGTTTCGAGCCCGAGGCCGTCGACGCCCTGATGCGCTACCGCTGGCCGGGCAACGTCCGCGAGCTGGAAAACCTGATCGAACGCCTGGTCGTCCTCGCCGACGGCCAGACCGTCCGCGTCGGGCTGGACGACCTGCCCGACGATGTCGTCGCCGCCGAGGACAGCTTCCTCAGCCAGGCCGCGGCCCGCGACCTCTCCCTGGAGGAGCTGGAGAAGGAATATATCAAGGTCGTGCTGACCAAGACCGGCGGCCACAAAGCCAAGGCCGCCGAGCTGCTGGGCATCAACCGCAAGACCCTGCTGGAAAAGCGCAAGCGCTACGGCCTGGATTGA
- a CDS encoding glycosyltransferase, translating to MRQLLITSDYPPNNPGGMTNYYRGLVGHLPGSVNVLTVQTPGGPEYDGASLVPTLRLRPSTGWLDRLGGHRRWYHAARRLIERRGIELVHCGNASPYRWVVQRLWRKTATPFVIYFHGNDVARAGRRLAGSPFHSRSWRRIADACSAFVANSAYTARLARKLLPISADDVIVCHPGVDDAFLGLRYTAVLDHTGPPRLLGLGRLLPRKGFDTVIRALALLKRRGLEVHYRLAGGGDQTPYRRLAAQHGVAEQVEFLGFVDDDFIPDLLRWADAFSMVSRLEDHGTDVEGFGIVYLEAGALGRPVVAGRSGGVEDAVLDGRTGLLVDDPGSPAAVADALEQLLRHPNLARRLGHNGYERVNGEFNWDRLAGRLYDNLRRRLENRRAEAG from the coding sequence ATGCGCCAGCTGCTGATCACCAGCGACTATCCGCCCAACAACCCCGGTGGGATGACCAACTACTACCGCGGTCTGGTCGGGCACCTGCCCGGCAGTGTCAACGTGCTGACCGTCCAGACCCCCGGCGGGCCGGAATACGACGGCGCCAGCCTGGTGCCCACCCTGCGCCTGCGACCCTCGACGGGCTGGCTCGACCGCCTCGGCGGCCACCGCCGTTGGTATCACGCCGCCCGCCGCCTGATCGAGCGCCGCGGCATCGAGCTGGTCCATTGCGGTAACGCCAGCCCCTACCGCTGGGTCGTTCAGCGGCTGTGGCGCAAGACCGCAACCCCCTTCGTCATCTACTTCCACGGCAACGACGTGGCCCGGGCCGGCCGGCGCCTGGCCGGCTCCCCCTTCCACAGCCGAAGCTGGCGCCGCATCGCCGACGCCTGCAGCGCCTTCGTCGCCAACAGCGCCTACACCGCCCGCCTGGCCCGCAAACTGCTGCCCATCAGCGCCGACGACGTCATCGTTTGCCACCCCGGCGTCGATGACGCCTTCCTCGGACTGCGATACACCGCCGTCCTCGATCACACCGGTCCGCCGCGGCTGCTCGGCCTGGGACGACTGTTGCCGCGCAAGGGCTTCGACACCGTCATCCGCGCTCTGGCCCTGCTAAAACGCCGCGGTCTCGAAGTCCACTATCGATTGGCCGGAGGCGGCGATCAGACCCCCTACCGTCGGCTGGCCGCCCAACACGGCGTCGCCGAGCAGGTCGAGTTCCTCGGCTTCGTCGACGACGATTTCATCCCCGACCTGCTACGCTGGGCCGACGCCTTCAGCATGGTCTCCCGTCTCGAAGACCACGGCACCGACGTCGAAGGCTTCGGCATCGTCTATCTCGAGGCCGGCGCCCTCGGCCGCCCCGTCGTCGCCGGACGCTCCGGCGGGGTCGAGGACGCCGTACTCGACGGCCGCACCGGTCTCCTCGTCGACGACCCCGGCTCCCCCGCCGCTGTGGCCGACGCCCTCGAACAACTGCTCCGCCATCCCAACCTGGCCCGCCGCCTCGGCCACAACGGCTACGAACGCGTCAACGGCGAATTCAACTGGGACCGCCTGGCCGGACGCCTCTACGACAACCTGCGACGCCGATTGGAAAACCGGCGGGCCGAAGCCGGTTAA
- a CDS encoding lipopolysaccharide biosynthesis protein: MTSKFTYYARNYLRQLLPRGPFRRRLAARLTTARGLADAALLQRVDYYNKLAGTVGLDERAVPLDEFRYGIRPKTYFFDAYRFLRYFPPDLRVRFVFGDLTRTPPAPSLVKSRPLGEDNSNAVLFKLNWIRHFHFVRDRLPWREKRDLLVGRSTVTQPNRIRFLERYHDHPLCDVGQVNRRRGAPRRFKPRLSIHRHLDFKFILCLEGNDVASNLKWVMSSNSLAVMPPPSCETWFMEGLLEPDVHYVALRPDYADLEDQLRRYLDDPAAAESIIERAHEHVARFDDPAREEAAAFLTLEKYFQRTGQPLLTG, from the coding sequence ATGACCTCCAAGTTCACCTACTACGCCCGCAACTACCTGCGGCAACTCCTGCCCCGGGGGCCCTTCCGGCGGCGGCTGGCGGCCAGGTTGACCACGGCTCGCGGTCTCGCCGACGCCGCGCTGCTCCAGCGGGTGGACTACTACAACAAGCTCGCCGGAACCGTCGGCCTGGATGAGCGCGCCGTCCCCTTGGACGAGTTCCGCTACGGCATCAGGCCCAAAACCTACTTCTTCGACGCCTACCGTTTTCTGCGTTACTTCCCGCCGGACCTCAGGGTCCGGTTTGTTTTCGGCGACCTGACCCGGACGCCGCCGGCGCCCTCCCTGGTCAAGAGCCGGCCCCTCGGTGAAGACAACAGTAACGCCGTACTGTTCAAGCTGAACTGGATCCGCCACTTCCACTTCGTCCGCGACCGGCTGCCCTGGCGCGAGAAACGGGATCTCCTCGTCGGACGCTCCACCGTCACCCAACCGAACCGGATCCGCTTCCTGGAGCGCTACCACGATCACCCACTGTGCGACGTGGGCCAGGTCAACCGCCGCCGGGGCGCCCCGCGGCGCTTCAAACCCCGGTTGTCGATCCACCGCCACCTGGACTTCAAGTTCATCCTCTGCCTCGAGGGCAACGACGTGGCCAGCAACCTCAAGTGGGTGATGTCGTCGAACTCCCTGGCGGTGATGCCGCCGCCGAGCTGCGAGACCTGGTTCATGGAGGGGCTGCTGGAACCCGACGTGCACTACGTCGCCCTGCGCCCCGACTACGCCGATCTGGAGGACCAGCTCCGTCGCTACCTCGACGATCCGGCGGCGGCGGAGTCGATTATCGAGCGCGCCCACGAGCATGTGGCCCGCTTCGACGACCCGGCCCGCGAAGAGGCCGCGGCCTTCCTGACCCTGGAGAAGTATTTTCAGCGCACCGGGCAGCCGCTGCTCACCGGCTAA
- the gyrB gene encoding DNA topoisomerase (ATP-hydrolyzing) subunit B codes for MTDKPNNDYTADNIQVLKGLEAVRKRPAMYIGSTDERGLHHLVFEVVDNSVDEAMAGYCDRIEITIHPDNSVTVLDNGRGIPVGLHKGEKRSAMEVVMTVLHAGGKFDGKTYKVSGGLHGVGVSVVNALSAWCMVESRTEGRIHHQRYVRGLPEGPVKVIGKTKKTGTKTTFLPDYQVFRETEFVFEVLSKRLRELAFLNSGLLIVLEDERDGRRKEYRYDGGIVEFVKHLQAGHSVLYPKPIFIEGTCDKVEDSDIGAFAVEISMQHNDGYSTNIFSFANNINTEEGGTHLTGFRTALTRVTNDYARNHGLLKKDDSTLQGEDIREGLAAVVSVKLGNPQFEGQTKTKLGNSEVRGLTEHIMGDALAVYFEEHPQVAKTIVNKALEAGRARLAARKARNLARRKSALDIAGALPGKLADCAERDPANCELFLVEGDSAGGSAKQGRDRRTQAILPLRGKILNVEKARLDKILSNAEIVTMITALGTGIADEFSIDKLRYHKIIIMTDADIDGSHIRTLLLTFFYRQLKELLVQGYVYIAQPPLYRVKRGRDEFYLESEAQMDNLLLKMGCRGSSALMSGRELGEKELLELVKLLRRVETCYHRLERRGLDVDDFLHQVRDGRLPTYYLRDPETGEVSYAYTEEELGELEEKAEADEELADLLGEKSGGGARREPEELGEALEMIELAPRLAELGLDLYNTERPDVVLTLGKDTVRNLERPIALLEALRSAGLKEVSIQRYKGLGEMNPDQLWETTMDPASRTLLRVSVDDAMSAEEIFSVLMGEKVEPRRDFIRSHALEVANLDV; via the coding sequence ATGACCGACAAGCCGAACAACGACTACACCGCAGACAACATCCAGGTCCTCAAAGGGCTGGAGGCGGTTCGCAAGCGGCCGGCGATGTATATCGGCTCCACCGACGAACGCGGTCTGCACCATCTGGTTTTCGAGGTCGTCGACAACTCCGTCGACGAGGCGATGGCCGGTTACTGCGACCGCATCGAGATCACCATCCATCCCGACAACTCGGTCACGGTGCTGGACAACGGCCGCGGGATTCCCGTCGGGCTGCACAAGGGCGAGAAGCGCTCGGCGATGGAGGTCGTGATGACGGTGCTCCACGCCGGGGGCAAGTTCGATGGCAAGACCTACAAGGTTTCCGGCGGTCTCCACGGCGTCGGCGTCAGCGTGGTCAACGCTTTGTCGGCCTGGTGCATGGTCGAGAGCCGCACTGAGGGCCGCATCCACCATCAGCGCTACGTCCGCGGCCTGCCCGAGGGGCCGGTCAAGGTCATCGGCAAGACCAAGAAGACGGGCACCAAGACGACCTTCCTGCCCGACTACCAGGTCTTCAGGGAGACCGAGTTCGTCTTCGAGGTACTTTCCAAGCGCCTGCGCGAGCTGGCCTTCCTCAACAGCGGATTGTTGATCGTGCTGGAGGACGAGCGCGACGGCAGACGCAAGGAGTATCGCTACGACGGCGGGATCGTCGAGTTCGTCAAGCACCTCCAGGCCGGGCACAGCGTGCTGTATCCCAAGCCGATCTTCATCGAGGGGACCTGCGACAAGGTCGAGGACTCCGATATCGGCGCCTTCGCCGTCGAGATCTCCATGCAGCACAACGACGGTTACTCGACCAACATCTTCAGCTTCGCCAATAACATTAATACTGAGGAAGGCGGGACCCACCTGACCGGCTTCCGCACGGCGCTGACCCGGGTGACCAACGATTACGCCCGCAATCACGGGCTGCTGAAAAAGGATGACTCGACCCTGCAGGGCGAGGACATCCGCGAGGGCCTGGCCGCCGTGGTCAGTGTCAAGCTGGGCAACCCTCAGTTCGAGGGCCAGACCAAGACCAAGCTCGGCAACTCCGAGGTCCGCGGCCTGACCGAGCACATCATGGGCGACGCCCTGGCCGTCTATTTCGAGGAGCATCCCCAGGTGGCCAAGACGATCGTCAACAAGGCGCTGGAGGCCGGGCGGGCCCGGCTGGCGGCGCGCAAGGCCCGCAACCTGGCCCGACGCAAGAGCGCCCTGGACATCGCCGGGGCTCTGCCGGGCAAGCTGGCCGACTGTGCGGAACGCGATCCGGCCAACTGCGAGCTGTTCCTGGTCGAGGGCGATTCCGCCGGCGGTTCGGCCAAGCAGGGCCGCGACCGGCGCACCCAGGCCATCCTGCCCCTGCGCGGCAAGATCCTCAACGTCGAGAAGGCCCGCCTGGACAAGATCCTCTCCAACGCCGAGATCGTCACCATGATCACGGCCCTGGGGACGGGTATCGCCGACGAATTCAGCATCGACAAGCTACGCTACCACAAGATCATCATCATGACCGACGCCGACATCGACGGCAGTCATATCCGCACCCTGCTGCTGACCTTCTTCTATCGTCAGCTCAAGGAGCTGCTGGTCCAGGGCTACGTGTACATCGCCCAGCCGCCGCTCTACCGGGTCAAGCGCGGCCGGGACGAGTTCTATCTGGAAAGCGAGGCCCAGATGGACAACCTGCTGCTCAAGATGGGCTGCCGGGGTTCCAGTGCGCTGATGTCGGGGCGCGAGCTCGGCGAGAAAGAGCTGCTGGAACTGGTCAAGCTGTTGCGGCGCGTCGAGACCTGCTACCATCGGCTGGAGCGCCGCGGCCTCGACGTCGACGACTTCCTGCATCAGGTGCGCGACGGCCGCCTGCCCACCTACTACCTGCGCGACCCCGAGACCGGCGAGGTCAGCTACGCCTACACCGAGGAGGAGCTGGGCGAGCTCGAGGAGAAGGCCGAGGCCGACGAGGAGCTGGCCGACCTGCTCGGCGAGAAGTCGGGCGGAGGGGCCCGCCGCGAACCCGAGGAGCTGGGCGAGGCCCTGGAGATGATCGAGCTGGCGCCCAGGCTGGCCGAATTAGGCCTGGACCTCTACAACACCGAGCGCCCCGATGTGGTGCTGACCCTCGGCAAAGACACGGTGCGCAACCTCGAGCGCCCGATCGCCCTGCTCGAGGCGCTGCGTTCGGCCGGGCTCAAGGAGGTCTCCATCCAGCGCTACAAGGGTCTGGGCGAAATGAACCCGGACCAGCTCTGGGAGACCACGATGGATCCAGCCTCGCGGACCCTGCTGCGCGTCAGCGTCGACGACGCCATGAGCGCCGAGGAGATCTTCAGCGTCTTGATGGGCGAGAAAGTCGAGCCGCGTCGCGACTTCATCCGCTCCCACGCCCTCGAGGTCGCCAACCTGGACGTCTAG